The region CGGCCGATCGCGCCACGCTTGAATCAGATCGTAATTTTGAGCTGCGTATTCGGGACAGGGAAAGGAAGCTTTTACAGAAGATACGAAGCGCATTAGAACGGATAGATGACGGGACATTTGGTATTTGCGAGAGTTGCGGCGAAGATATTTCGGAAAAAAGATTAGAGGCTCGCCCGGTTACTACCTTATGTTTAGATTGTAAAAGGAAACAAGAAGCCACAGAAAAGATGCGCGGTACATAATAGGCAATGAACCAGCCGCCGCTATATATCTCCTTTCTATGGCACATGCACCAGCCAAACTATAAAGACCCTCTTCGGGGCCGGTACTCTATGCCCTGGGTTCGTTTGCATGGTATAAAGGCTTACCATGACATGCCATCCCTACTTTCTAATTTTTCATCGATAAAACAAACCTTTAATCTCGTGCCGGCCCTTTTGGTACAGTTACAGGATTATGCCTCAGGCCAGGCCAAGGATGATTTTTTGGATATAAGCGCCAAACCGGCCGGGGAGCTTACGAGCGAGGATAGGGAATTCATCCTTAGTAATTTTTTTAATTGTAACTGGGAGACGATGATCAAACCATACCCGCGATTCTGGCAGCTACTACTCAAACGCGGAATGGTAATTGATGAATCCCGGGTTAGAGAAAGCGTGGCACGTTTCAATACACAGGACTTCCTCGATCTTCAAATATGGTTTAATCTTACCTG is a window of Thermodesulfobacteriota bacterium DNA encoding:
- the dksA gene encoding RNA polymerase-binding protein DksA, which encodes MKKEKLEYFRVLLNKKIEEILSGAEKTLSDMTDLSDNFPDPADRATLESDRNFELRIRDRERKLLQKIRSALERIDDGTFGICESCGEDISEKRLEARPVTTLCLDCKRKQEATEKMRGT